Within Anguilla anguilla isolate fAngAng1 chromosome 11, fAngAng1.pri, whole genome shotgun sequence, the genomic segment GGTGAATTTGGACCGGGGTTACACTCTCCTGAGTTGGCTGCAGGGATTGCAACATGAACACAGCTGTAAATGGCTatttggacattccaaattaagGAGGGAAGTGAGAATTCCAGATTTATAGTTATAATTTATatgacaaaaaattaaatgttcctTATTGCCTGTATAGATGGATTCTGAACAAAACTTGGACCACAGCCTGAGACTGGCCAGTGGGAGCATCAGTTCGGTGTTGGAGAGAGATCTCTTGAGACCTTCTGGCACGGGCAACAGCCTCAGGTTCATCTGCATGTTTCAAGAGAGACTAAAAGATACCAGAAGAGActtccagccagaagagagccAGGACTCTGTGCTGGTACATCTGCCAGCTCGGTGCAGTGTGTATCAGCTACGTATACGTATCTGCATGTTGGTACAGGACAACAGCCTCGTCTCAGAGCCACTTGCTATCCTGGATCCTGAAAGATATATGCTACTCTACAAGAAGGGGGACAACTGGTATGAGATTTATGATGATTTCCAGGTCCTTCAGACACTTGATGCAGAGTGGTGCCAGGATACCCAGGATGTAAGGACGTACAAAATTTTAGTGTCACACTGCCCTGCTGacacagaggagaggcagagcaCTCAGAAGATGCTAACAGATCTGATTGGATATGACCTCAGCACTGCAACTACTGACAGGCTGAGTGAGCTAAACTTCACGCGCAGGAAGTTTGCCGCTCCTCGTAGGGAGGAGTTGCAGAGACGTGACCCTAGGGTCTATGCCTTAGAGCCTTGGACCACTTCAGTTCCCCTCATAATGGATCAACCATCTCAGTTTAACCAGGCACTCCCTGTCACCCTCTACTACAGAGACATAAGCTTCAAGCTAAAGGTGGACATCCAAATGCCTGCTAACAATATGCTCAAGGTCTTTGAAGAGATAATGTTTGAAAATTGCCACACTTTGGAATGTGTGATTGATGATCTTGTGCTGAAAGTTTGTGGGAGGGAGGAGTTCATCTCAGGAGAGTCACGGCTTTCAGATTTCCTATGGGTGCGGCATTGTTTGAAGACTTTGCAGGAGATGCACCTGTCCGTTCTCCCATTAACTTCCCTTGAGAAAGACACAGTGAGGATGGAGGACTTGCCTCTGGTGGACAGCTTTACTGGGCTCTCCAGCTCTCACAACGATCTTACTCTGGCAAACAAAGATGTGGATGATGTGCTGATGATATCATTGTGGGATTGTGAGAGAAAGTTCAGGGTCAAGCTGCTGGGGTTTGACATCCCCCATATCCCATGTAGTGACCCTCAGAATGTCTGTGTTGAGGCATCTATCCTGTATGGTAATAAGGTAGTCTCCTCAGTCTGTTCCACTCCAAAGCCCTTTGCAGAGGAAGTTTTCTGGAACATGTGGCTTGAGTTTGATGTACCACTGAAAGCTCTCCCAAGTGGTTCAAGACTGGGACTCACAATCAACTCAATTTCCCTTGACAGAAAATCCAACAGGAAGCCACTGTACTTTGTGAACCTTTTACTCATTGACCATAAATCTGTCTTGAGACAAGGTTTGCATAGCCTTCACATGTGGGCTTTTCCTGAAGAAGAGGCCTCTTCCCTGTTAACTTATGAAGCTGACAAGCTGTCCTCTGCTGCCAACCCAGACCAGGTGAATTCCATGGCCATCACATTCCTCTTGGACCGGTACAGCTATCCAATTGTCCTTCCTAACAGCACCTCCTCTCATGGGGCCTGCTCATCGCCCACAGCCTCAGATGGTGATGAGGTAGGCGATGCGACCACGTCCCCATTGTCCATGTTGGGTGATGCTGCTAGCCTAAAGAAGCTGAAGAAACAAAGTGTACACTACAGCGCCCACCTACCCCAGTACCTCAGAAAGGTGAACTGGCTGCAGCCATGTGCTGTGCAGGATATCCACTGGTTGCTGCGCAACTGGGATCCAAAGGACCTGGATGTTCCCACTGCCTTGGAATTGCTAAGTGTGGATTTTGCAGACGAACAAGTCAGGAAGCTGGCAGTTCAGAAACTGGAGACCCTGTCCAATGATGACATACTTAGGTACCTTCTGCAGTTGGTGCAGGTAAGTGAGTCTGTATAGGTAGATGAGTTTCATGTTTACAAACTATGGAGAGTGTGCGCATAGCTTGGGGACAGAAATTACAGAAACAGGATGAACTTTGACGTTTAGGCCTCTACCTCTTCTATCTTCTGCATTATTTTATCATCATTATGACagtgcaattaaatattttggtaTAACATTGTTAACGGTACTTTTGGACAAATATTCTAGAACATTACATAGGTAGCCTGCCTAAGCTACTTAACACACAAAGGTGGACCACCTGacaatgtgttttctgtctgtgtgaaatgcGTTGATAGCTTAGCTAATACTTAAAGCCTATCATTAAccatgtagcctactttttaGTTTGGCCAGAACCGAAGCACCAACCTTTTTTATGTTAAGTTTCTTTCCTATCTTATTTCTTTAATCCAAGTATTGACTGATGCAAACACACCATTTTGTGAAGTAAGTAAGACAGCACAGTGGCTAGTCAACATTTGTCTGCTAACGTTACACAGACAGATCATATGCCCCCGGGTTTAGAATCACAGGACCCACCTCCAAACACATCAGCTCCAGAGCCTAAGAAAagtctctgctctgctcctctaTTGCTAACTGAAGTTAGCCCACCTTTAGCCTACAAAATTCAATTAGCTAGTATGGTAGCACTATGAATGCACAGTGCCAGTTGGTGTCGACTAAGCCCTATGTTTAATCAACCATTACAGCAGCTCGAAGATCGAGATCAACctgtttattaaaaacatgaacataTAACCAGCAagaccttttaatttttttggtcttttggcTAGCTTGCCAAAATGGTAGCTAGCAAGCTGGAAATCCCACATCCAAGTCAGTGTTATGCTAGGTTCGCTGTCACTTGCGTAACTTAGtactataattttatttattcttgggCCAAAATGGGGTCACAGTATGTTTGCTGTGatgaatagctagctagccaccaaCTCCATTTGCTTCAAAACAACAATCATACCAAATCTGTCTCGAGTCAGTTAAGTGCCTATGTGATGAAACGAGAAGTCAACATAGCATAATATACTACTACAAGGTATGACACCTATTACAATTATGACTACGAATGCAGTGTATTGCGtgggatttttaaaagattaaataGTTATGTctaatctaaaaaaaatgttatttccgGATGTAGTGTATTCTAAGATAATGCACTATTGCCATTGAAGTTCCATAGACTCTTTTCCATTCTGTAGCCCCCTGTCTTAGTGCAAATATTCAGTGtgagaaataataatgatatcaAGAATAATAACAATCAGAATAACAATAcgaacaacaataaaaacaacaatgaaataTTTACGAACAAGTGcactcaattaaaaacaaatcagatAACAATAATTTTAACAGATGTCACAGTGAAACTCATTTGCAAGCTTGTTTTTCACCCAGAAATAGCAACCTTTGAATGTTTACTAGGGCTGGCTATATTAGgtaagattaaataaaattttattttgaattcaaatttcatgaaatattcaaaattcATTCATGAATTCATCAGCAGATCCATATTTAAAGTTTTACTAATAGACAGACTTGTTTCAGAGAGTAAACACGATGAACagtcatttatgtttttaactggTTGTTGAGTCCTTTTAAGGCCAAGTTTGTTATGTTTCATCTCTTTCACACAGACCTTGAAATTCGAGCCTTATCATGACAGCTTTCTAGCCAGATTCCTCATCCAAAGAGCACTTAGAGTAAGtggcacattcattttttgagcGTATTCATCATTCTCAGTGTGGGCATTTCATCAAGATGCTTATAGAATATTAATTCATAAAAGTTTTCAGTACAGAGCCAgatacaaaagaaaagaaagaaaattgcaAATATAAGGTGCCAGTTACAAGTACATTGTATCACAGTTATTAACAATTTGACCACATACTATATCCCAAAACAAAACTTGTACAGTTTCAATTTTCGAAACTGTTTTAGGAGCTCTTAGTTTGTCTGAAGGGGTACATTTTTCAGATAGTTCTCTAGGGGGATAATTAATTTACCAATAACTGTTTGGTTCAATCAGCTAGTAAAAGCTGCTTCTTGGGTTGCTCTATTATTTTGCTATCATTTACTGGGACCATTGAGCAGCTGCTAGTACATAGTCAAATGATGTGGAGCTGTAGTTATTGATGATGAAAAGGATAAAAGTTTGAAGCTCAACCAGGTTTCTGCCATTACACCTTTCAGAGAAGGTACGCAGGCCAGATTTTACTATCTTTACTACACTCTTACTAGCTTCTAATTTTTACTAATTTAAAACTTCATGCATGCAAAAGTTGAAAATTATAAGACTAGTTGCAAATGTGAcctcaatttttttattttgcattcagaGTAAAAGAATAGGCCATTACTTTTTCTGGTATCTGAGAAGTGAGGTAACTGGGTCTCCATACTTCCGGCAACGCCTGGCAGTGGTGCTGGAGGCATACCTGCTGGGATGTGGCCAGGCCATGCTGGACAGCTTCCTGCGACAGGTGCAGCTGGTGGAGTCACTGCAGAACGTAGCCATTGAAATGAACAAACTCTTCCGTGACAAGACTGACCTCCCACCAAATGGTTAAGTGCTAGATGCCATTCTTATCCATTGTTGTTGACCATGGGTTATATTTCTGTTGatgaatatgtgtctgacaatatgtaaatataagactaaagcCCTGACTCATTAAACAGCTTAAAATTCTTTGGAACATTAAAGCACCCCACccattttaaaaccataaaggTAGACACGTGGACTGgcagttttagatttgttttcATGAAGCAAAATTGTATTGTGTGCCAATTTCATGTAGCAGGGAAATGACAATCAAGCACATTTGTTGCTCTTCcttacagtcacacactgcaacGTGTCTTGTACTCACATTGGGCCCTGACAAAAGCTCAATGGGTCATGAGTGTTTAATTAACAGATATATTTATCAGTGATAGCtatgaaatgaatttttttctgttttgtttgactTCAGCTGCTGCAATGCTGCAGGACATGCTACGTACCTGCAACCTCCCTGCCGACTTTCAAGTGCCATTTGACCCCCGTGTCAGGGCAGGGGCCATACTGGTGCGTTGCATTCGTGAATCCTGTTGGTTGTCTTGAGTGTAGCTTTAGTAATATACATAGATTGTGCCCCAAAGCACTGGCCCGTGAGTAACCCTACATTTTTTCACATAAGCATGATGATAaatgtgttgtatttttgtgGTAGAAATGGCCTGCGTAACATCCCAAGAGTAATCATAGGTTTTCTCAGTACAATCCCCTGACAATGCTCATCTGTCCTTCTAATCCAACCCAAACTCCTTCCAGCTGGAAAAATGCAAGGTTATGGCTTCCAAGAAGAAACCCCTGTGGCTGGAGTTTTCCTCTGCATGCTCACAGGGTCCTCCAAACCCAGCTGTGGGCATCATCTTCAAGCATGGTGATGACCTACGCCAGGACATGCTGGTCATTCAGGTAAGAAATGGGCCAAAGGCAGACCTTAGTATGTAGACCGTTTTGGCCGCATTTGTAGTCCACATTTCATGGATAGTTGACTGGTACCATAAGATAGAAAGATATGAGGTAATATTACCGTAGAACTATAGGTAgttctacagtatgtgcactTTGTTATATTCTCTACataggttcttttttttcaaggaTAATTGCGAGATTTGTTGTTCTTTGTTAAGGTTTTTATTAACCTCTGTTTTGGGTTTGATAGCATCTAACATGGCAATTATATAGCCTTTTTTGTTACTGTTGACGTGTCGATATTTAGACAAAAACATTATtggtacaaaaagaaatattattGTGGCTGAcgaacaaaaacagaaaggagaACTGAATAAACAACTACTGCACTAGGGAATTTGCTAGGTAATAGGTTAagttcttttgcattttttatctTACAGACACTGATGATTATGGATTCAATCTGGAAAGAAAAATCACTTGATCTGAACCTGGTGCCCTATGGCTGTATCGCCACAGGATATAACATAGGTAACCAATCAGAACAAAACATAATTTGTCTGCAGTCTCTCATTAAGACCTAACATTTGTAATTAGCATGGtttcttccctgtctgtctgtggtcagTACCTTAGATAACATTAAGTAAATCTCTTCACTCAAAATAGATTCCACTTGaagttaatgtactgtaaccGTGAATTATATCCCGTATTCCTTAAAAATCTTGAGCATGTATGCCGTAAACAAGCACCCCTATTGAATTTGAACACAAAAACTACTTGagtaataaaaataaccatACCTAGTTAAATATTGTATTGCTATTCATTAAGAAATGAAGTTACTGCACTTTAGTTTCCTGCTGTTGCCTGTCAGGAGTatcatatgaatatgaataggCAGAATACTCCACATACAGGATATTACTACCAGCGTAAGGCAAAACCTGAtggtgaaaactgaaaattggGTGCTAAGCTTCCTGCTCTGATGAAGGTCGACTTGCCAAAATCATGATTAGAACCGACTAGCAATTCAACCCAGCCTTTGCTTCTCTGTTTGCACATAAAAATGATTGTATCAGCCCTCCTGCAGAGAAAGCCATTGTCCTGCTGCTTCATTCTATTAACAATCAAACTTCCACCACAGTAAgacttttttaaagaatactATTATAAATAATTGCAAATAACCAGTCATCCTCATCGTACTAATCAAGCATTTGAATCTCTTGCCTTATTCGTCTGACAGTAGGATTTTGTACCATATGACTGTTTTTGGAGGCTCATTGAGTCCGCATGCAGAAGTTGCTCTCTGTGACGTAGGGACTGTCTGTGGCACAGGTATGATTGAAATAGTGAGGGACGCTGTCACCATTGCCACTGTGCAGCGCAGCATGGGTGGCACAAGTGGGGCCTTCAAAACTGATGCCCTATTCAATTGGCTGAAGGGGAGGAACCTGCTGCAAGAAATAGTAAGATACCTTTCCAGCCCTGATGTTTGTTATAGTTGGACATTAACTGATAGGTCAGTTTATCATATTCCATTTTAAGCTTTGGGTAGCAAATCCCAGGGACTTATGCATACAGGAAATGGCTGTTATTCAATAAAACTTTCTAGTTCCTGTTCTAGTCTTTTCTCTCATATGCTAGCACTGACTTCCTCCTTTTTGTCGGTCTGGGTATACAGCACTATAACGCCATGGAAAGAtttgtcacttcctgtgctggATACTGTGTGGCCACCTACGTGCTGGGGATTGGTGACCGGCACAACGACAACATCATGATCATGGATCAGGGTAAAGAGTGGCAATGGGTGGGGTGCTCTGCTAAAAAGCAGTGTGAAACAGCAGTGATGGCAGACATGAATTACTGGTCAGGGCAACAAGGTTAGTACAGTGATACAAACTTATTGTTCAGaacagcagtgtgaagcagCGGTCCGGGCAGTGCTGTGGAGTACTGATCTGAACAGTAGTGGAACAGTGGGCAGATTAGTGGTGTATTATAGTAGTCAGTGCTCTGGATTGTGGACCTGATTGGGATATTGTGCCTCAAATGCTGGAGAAGTATAAAATCTTGTTATGTTGCATGTGGACTGAGAACTAAGAGAATACACTTGTAAAACTCTCCCTGGATGaaagtatctgctaaatgaataatttaactaaGTGTATTAGGTGTAATATTGCTGTCTTCCCCCAAGGAAATCTCTTCCACATCGATTTTGGGCACATCATGGGTAACACCAAGCGATTTCTGGGATGGAACCGTGAGAGAGTTCCATTTGTCCTGACGCCAGACTTCCTGTACATCATGGGCAGAGTGGACAAGAAGTCCAGTCTGTACTTCCAAAGGTTTACGGTGAGGACCTGGGAGAATCAAGGGCTTTCTCCAAGACTATAATTGCTTAATATACATGTTTCCTAATTCATGGTCATGACTGGACTGGGAACACTCATTATCCATGACTGTGTGACTGGAATTATCTCTCTTTATAACTGGATGGTCAGTATTGTTCTGGCTTCTATGATGTCACTAATTTGCTATGGCTGCCTCTTATATGTTGCAGGTAAAAATTAACCAATTAAATGGCTCCAAAGAAATGAAAGGAGGAAAGGTTATGAGGCTAATTAATAAATGATGAGTTTCTATGTTATCAATGCTTCTGCTGCCCCCGATCAATGCTCGTTTTGTTCTGCAGGATACCTGCATTCAGGCCTACCTGGCCCTGCGATGTCACTCCCATCTGCTGGTCACGCTCTTCTCCCTTATGCTGCTGACTGGGATCCCTGAGCTCAGTTGTGCGCAGGACATAAGCTACCTGCGGGAGGCTCTGCAGGAGGGCCGCAGTGAGAAGGAGGCTGCCAACCACTTCCTGCAGCAGATCTCCACTTGTGAGCAGAAGGGCTGGACTGTGCAGACCAACTGGTGGATCCACATGATGTTGGGCATCAAGGGCTGAGATGGGCCATCGTCTGATCTCCTCAGGGCCAAACGTCCAGTTATACTTTCGGTTCCACCCTCAACATCCATGGTTtgtaatattaaacataatttttgaAGAATAGTCAGGTAATATGTAGAATTTCTGGAGGCATAAATTTGCTGTACAGCATGCGCTAAAACTGTAATCATATTAAGTAAACTGACGTCAGCCTCGTTGGTGCAATATTGCCTCAATTATCCTTCATGGCTGGAAAATGACTTAATGTATCAGAAAAATTAACCTTTCCCTTGTTTCTTTTGTACTGTCTGTAATCACACACGGGAAGAGTTTAAGCACAATCATTCAAGCCCTTGTGAAAAGCCCAAAAGAATGAGCATTATGAGTTATTGTAAAGCTTACAATTTCTATTTTGCTTTaccaaaataatttgattttggGAAAAGTAAAAACTGGCTGACTGCAGTATAAGAAAATTGAAGGCAAAATGAATTTCTATTTTGAATTGAACAAATCTGCTTATAAAAAGTGTCACCAAGTACGTTTCACCAGCTGTCTCTCTCTAGGAAATAGAGGTTTGCTGCCAACACACTGGGCCTAAATTGGTTGTGTTGCTCCTGGCTTTACA encodes:
- the si:rp71-17i16.5 gene encoding phosphatidylinositol 4,5-bisphosphate 3-kinase catalytic subunit gamma isoform isoform X3, with product MMDSEQNLDHSLRLASGSISSVLERDLLRPSGTGNSLRFICMFQERLKDTRRDFQPEESQDSVLVHLPARCSVYQLRIRICMLVQDNSLVSEPLAILDPERYMLLYKKGDNWYEIYDDFQVLQTLDAEWCQDTQDVRTYKILVSHCPADTEERQSTQKMLTDLIGYDLSTATTDRLSELNFTRRKFAAPRREELQRRDPRVYALEPWTTSVPLIMDQPSQFNQALPVTLYYRDISFKLKVDIQMPANNMLKVFEEIMFENCHTLECVIDDLVLKVCGREEFISGESRLSDFLWVRHCLKTLQEMHLSVLPLTSLEKDTVRMEDLPLVDSFTGLSSSHNDLTLANKDVDDVLMISLWDCERKFRVKLLGFDIPHIPCSDPQNVCVEASILYGNKVVSSVCSTPKPFAEEVFWNMWLEFDVPLKALPSGSRLGLTINSISLDRKSNRKPLYFVNLLLIDHKSVLRQGLHSLHMWAFPEEEASSLLTYEADKLSSAANPDQVNSMAITFLLDRYSYPIVLPNSTSSHGACSSPTASDGDEVGDATTSPLSMLGDAASLKKLKKQSVHYSAHLPQYLRKVNWLQPCAVQDIHWLLRNWDPKDLDVPTALELLSVDFADEQVRKLAVQKLETLSNDDILRYLLQLVQTLKFEPYHDSFLARFLIQRALRSKRIGHYFFWYLRSEVTGSPYFRQRLAVVLEAYLLGCGQAMLDSFLRQVQLVESLQNVAIEMNKLFRDKTDLPPNAAAMLQDMLRTCNLPADFQVPFDPRVRAGAILLEKCKVMASKKKPLWLEFSSACSQGPPNPAVGIIFKHGDDLRQDMLVIQTLMIMDSIWKEKSLDLNLVPYGCIATGYNIGMIEIVRDAVTIATVQRSMGGTSGAFKTDALFNWLKGRNLLQEIHYNAMERFVTSCAGYCVATYVLGIGDRHNDNIMIMDQGNLFHIDFGHIMGNTKRFLGWNRERVPFVLTPDFLYIMGRVDKKSSLYFQRFTDTCIQAYLALRCHSHLLVTLFSLMLLTGIPELSCAQDISYLREALQEGRSEKEAANHFLQQISTCEQKGWTVQTNWWIHMMLGIKG
- the si:rp71-17i16.5 gene encoding phosphatidylinositol 4,5-bisphosphate 3-kinase catalytic subunit gamma isoform isoform X2 codes for the protein MDSEQNLDHSLRLASGSISSVLERDLLRPSGTGNSLRFICMFQERLKDTRRDFQPEESQDSVLVHLPARCSVYQLRIRICMLVQDNSLVSEPLAILDPERYMLLYKKGDNWYEIYDDFQVLQTLDAEWCQDTQDVRTYKILVSHCPADTEERQSTQKMLTDLIGYDLSTATTDRLSELNFTRRKFAAPRREELQRRDPRVYALEPWTTSVPLIMDQPSQFNQALPVTLYYRDISFKLKVDIQMPANNMLKVFEEIMFENCHTLECVIDDLVLKVCGREEFISGESRLSDFLWVRHCLKTLQEMHLSVLPLTSLEKDTVRMEDLPLVDSFTGLSSSHNDLTLANKDVDDVLMISLWDCERKFRVKLLGFDIPHIPCSDPQNVCVEASILYGNKVVSSVCSTPKPFAEEVFWNMWLEFDVPLKALPSGSRLGLTINSISLDRKSNRKPLYFVNLLLIDHKSVLRQGLHSLHMWAFPEEEASSLLTYEADKLSSAANPDQVNSMAITFLLDRYSYPIVLPNSTSSHGACSSPTASDGDEVGDATTSPLSMLGDAASLKKLKKQSVHYSAHLPQYLRKVNWLQPCAVQDIHWLLRNWDPKDLDVPTALELLSVDFADEQVRKLAVQKLETLSNDDILRYLLQLVQTLKFEPYHDSFLARFLIQRALRSKRIGHYFFWYLRSEVTGSPYFRQRLAVVLEAYLLGCGQAMLDSFLRQVQLVESLQNVAIEMNKLFRDKTDLPPNAAAMLQDMLRTCNLPADFQVPFDPRVRAGAILLEKCKVMASKKKPLWLEFSSACSQGPPNPAVGIIFKHGDDLRQDMLVIQTLMIMDSIWKEKSLDLNLVPYGCIATGYNIGMIEIVRDAVTIATVQRSMGGTSGAFKTDALFNWLKGRNLLQEIHYNAMERFVTSCAGYCVATYVLGIGDRHNDNIMIMDQGKEWQWVGCSAKKQCETAVMADMNYWSGQQGNLFHIDFGHIMGNTKRFLGWNRERVPFVLTPDFLYIMGRVDKKSSLYFQRFTDTCIQAYLALRCHSHLLVTLFSLMLLTGIPELSCAQDISYLREALQEGRSEKEAANHFLQQISTCEQKGWTVQTNWWIHMMLGIKG
- the si:rp71-17i16.5 gene encoding phosphatidylinositol 4,5-bisphosphate 3-kinase catalytic subunit gamma isoform isoform X1; its protein translation is MMDSEQNLDHSLRLASGSISSVLERDLLRPSGTGNSLRFICMFQERLKDTRRDFQPEESQDSVLVHLPARCSVYQLRIRICMLVQDNSLVSEPLAILDPERYMLLYKKGDNWYEIYDDFQVLQTLDAEWCQDTQDVRTYKILVSHCPADTEERQSTQKMLTDLIGYDLSTATTDRLSELNFTRRKFAAPRREELQRRDPRVYALEPWTTSVPLIMDQPSQFNQALPVTLYYRDISFKLKVDIQMPANNMLKVFEEIMFENCHTLECVIDDLVLKVCGREEFISGESRLSDFLWVRHCLKTLQEMHLSVLPLTSLEKDTVRMEDLPLVDSFTGLSSSHNDLTLANKDVDDVLMISLWDCERKFRVKLLGFDIPHIPCSDPQNVCVEASILYGNKVVSSVCSTPKPFAEEVFWNMWLEFDVPLKALPSGSRLGLTINSISLDRKSNRKPLYFVNLLLIDHKSVLRQGLHSLHMWAFPEEEASSLLTYEADKLSSAANPDQVNSMAITFLLDRYSYPIVLPNSTSSHGACSSPTASDGDEVGDATTSPLSMLGDAASLKKLKKQSVHYSAHLPQYLRKVNWLQPCAVQDIHWLLRNWDPKDLDVPTALELLSVDFADEQVRKLAVQKLETLSNDDILRYLLQLVQTLKFEPYHDSFLARFLIQRALRSKRIGHYFFWYLRSEVTGSPYFRQRLAVVLEAYLLGCGQAMLDSFLRQVQLVESLQNVAIEMNKLFRDKTDLPPNAAAMLQDMLRTCNLPADFQVPFDPRVRAGAILLEKCKVMASKKKPLWLEFSSACSQGPPNPAVGIIFKHGDDLRQDMLVIQTLMIMDSIWKEKSLDLNLVPYGCIATGYNIGMIEIVRDAVTIATVQRSMGGTSGAFKTDALFNWLKGRNLLQEIHYNAMERFVTSCAGYCVATYVLGIGDRHNDNIMIMDQGKEWQWVGCSAKKQCETAVMADMNYWSGQQGNLFHIDFGHIMGNTKRFLGWNRERVPFVLTPDFLYIMGRVDKKSSLYFQRFTDTCIQAYLALRCHSHLLVTLFSLMLLTGIPELSCAQDISYLREALQEGRSEKEAANHFLQQISTCEQKGWTVQTNWWIHMMLGIKG